Proteins encoded together in one Bactrocera neohumeralis isolate Rockhampton chromosome 4, APGP_CSIRO_Bneo_wtdbg2-racon-allhic-juicebox.fasta_v2, whole genome shotgun sequence window:
- the LOC126754934 gene encoding uncharacterized protein LOC126754934 yields MKFIYLVFLLLPILEARAAVFQRRYIRQAGRYGTSGGYRPNLAYSGSNQGGISANGGGISSSGNGYGSGNVKVSGNGSGNVRLAYAPAGGAIANRPHSGIGGFKYGGRPSPGSDFVVNALGAAGAGPSGAYSANHPQAVYKNVAGRPQANTLYRVGPGGALASAGRPVGGGGAYQSG; encoded by the coding sequence atgaagttcatttatTTGGTGTTTCTGCTGCTGCCTATTTTAGAAGCACGCGCAGCTGTCTTCCAACGACGCTACATACGCCAAGCAGGACGCTATGGCACCTCAGGCGGTTATCGCCCTAATCTCGCTTACAGCGGCAGCAATCAGGGCGGCATCAGCGCTAATGGTGGTGGCATTAGCAGCAGCGGAAATGGCTATGGCAGCGGTAATGTTAAAGTGAGCGGCAACGGCAGTGGAAATGTGCGGCTGGCCTATGCACCCGCTGGTGGCGCCATCGCCAACCGACCGCACAGTGGCATTGGTGGCTTCAAGTATGGTGGGCGTCCATCGCCGGGCAGTGATTTCGTCGTGAATGCTTTAGGCGCTGCCGGTGCTGGACCCAGCGGCGCATATTCAGCCAATCATCCGCAGGCGGTGTACAAAAATGTGGCCGGACGTCCGCAGGCGAATACGCTTTATCGCGTGGGACCAGGCGGAGCGTTGGCGAGCGCTGGCAGACCAGTAGGCGGCGGTGGAGCTTATCAAAGTGGCTAG
- the LOC126757156 gene encoding uncharacterized protein LOC126757156: MSYELKCTLLTFIVVFCCNYIASAAAYPWQADHEGYDASLDPVIWSRAFVKDNIRRPRQFATFPAAAGGNNEVQLNNRFYEFQQRFVDSNRAASGILRDEKRRAKSSAHFGEGRTGASAAESEWNAIAHAEYRSGNNRKSSLNRSKTQARRKRNHKR, translated from the coding sequence ATGTCATACGAATTAAAGTGCACGCTTTTGACATTTATTGTTGTGTTTTGCTGTAATTACATCGCTTCGGCTGCGGCATATCCCTGGCAAGCCGATCATGAGGGTTATGACGCCAGCTTGGATCCGGTCATTTGGTCACGCGCCTTCGTCAAAGACAATATACGTCGACCCCGACAATTCGCGACATTTCCCGCTGCGGCCGGCGGAAATAATGAAGTCCAACTGAATAACCGCTTTTATGAATTCCAACAACGCTTCGTCGACTCGAATCGCGCAGCAAGCGGTATTTTGCGTGATGAAAAGCGTCGTGCGAAAAGTTCGGCTCATTTTGGCGAAGGTCGCACTGGCGCATCGGCAGCGGAAAGCGAATGGAACGCAATTGCGCATGCCGAGTACAGATCGGGAAATAACCGCAAGTCGAGTCTGAATCGTTCGAAGACGCAAGCCAGAAGAAAACGCAATCACAAACGTTAA
- the LOC126754939 gene encoding keratin, type II cytoskeletal 2 epidermal-like, which produces MKSVTICALLVVFFACFAGQTRAVPVAVVEVPVVEVADVAEAAPISLLDIENADQSVVDVTDNDGKARSARGLGLLLGGGHGFGGNLFGGWGGLGGLGGLKSFGGLGGFGGLGGLKGFGGGFGGGFKPFFGKIW; this is translated from the coding sequence ATGAAATCAGTAACGATTTGTGCGCTTCTTGTGGTATTTTTCGCCTGCTTCGCCGGTCAAACGCGTGCAGTGCCTGTCGCAGTGGTGGAAGTGCCCGTTGTGGAGGTGGCAGATGTAGCTGAAGCGGCGCCCATTAGCCTACTGGATATTGAAAATGCAGATCAATCTGTGGTGGATGTCACGGATAACGATGGAAAGGCACGTTCGGCTCGCGGTTTGGGTTTGCTTCTTGGCGGTGGTCACGGTTTTGGTGGTAATTTATTCGGTGGTTGGGGTGGACTCGGCGGACTTGGTGGCCTGAAGAGCTTCGGCGGTCTTGGTGGATTCGGTGGACTCGGCGGTTTGAAGGGCTTCGGCGGTGGCTTTGGTGGCGGCTTTAAAccttttttcggcaaaatatgGTAA